A region from the Serinibacter arcticus genome encodes:
- a CDS encoding glycoside hydrolase family 13 protein, which produces MTGPTLRDPHHDGSVRFVAPGPHALGDDVRLTVLVPDLADGREGAERVVLRSLRDGEPHLAPAAPGERTAGSRWWTVEMRLVNPVMRYRFFLGGPDGGYRWLNAEGVHARDTSDGADFVLNAVATPPDWVVDQVAYQIFPDRFARSSPDTPRPVWADEVSWETPVIGSGPGVERQWYGGDLDGIAARLDHVVALGAGVIYLTPVFEGRSNHRYDAVTFDRVDPALGGDAALRRLIDAAHARGLRVLGDLTTNHTGREHEWFLAAQADADAPEAAFYRFREHPDDYVAWLDVPSLPKLDHAGEEIRRRLYRGPDSVVGRWLLAGLDGWRIDVANMTGRLGADDLAHEVAREIRATMHAIDPEAWLLAEHGHDAGGDLVGDGWDGTMDYQGFTRPLWVWLNGGAPGAAAAAEAAGTGPRPVEHGLDFLGLPADVPVLPATAVTATMREVHAAMPWAAQAASTLHLDSHDTPRFRTVVGGGTDGTVDRSGAGRRRHLLGLALQLTMPGVPSIFAGDEIGLTGINGEHSRTPFPWDPAAWDAPTWDAYRTWVALRADNVALRRGGLRWAHVGADSITYLREHPEQRVLVHVARADGEEVRLPLDLLGGEAPVALQGSAPRVEGADVVLPAVAGALLWQLATDTTWTSSKENA; this is translated from the coding sequence ATGACGGGCCCCACGCTCCGAGATCCCCACCACGACGGCTCGGTGCGCTTCGTCGCGCCCGGACCGCACGCGCTGGGCGACGACGTCCGGCTGACGGTGCTCGTGCCCGACCTGGCCGACGGCCGCGAGGGCGCCGAGCGCGTCGTGCTGCGATCGCTGCGCGACGGCGAGCCGCACCTCGCGCCGGCCGCGCCGGGGGAGCGCACGGCGGGCAGCCGGTGGTGGACGGTCGAGATGCGCCTGGTGAACCCGGTGATGCGCTACCGGTTCTTCCTCGGGGGACCCGACGGCGGCTACCGGTGGCTCAACGCCGAGGGCGTCCACGCCCGGGACACCTCCGACGGGGCCGACTTCGTGCTCAACGCCGTCGCGACGCCGCCGGACTGGGTCGTGGACCAGGTCGCCTACCAGATCTTCCCCGACAGGTTCGCGCGGTCGTCGCCCGACACCCCCCGGCCGGTCTGGGCCGACGAGGTGTCCTGGGAGACGCCGGTGATCGGCTCGGGGCCCGGCGTCGAGCGTCAGTGGTACGGCGGCGACCTGGACGGGATCGCCGCCCGGCTCGACCACGTCGTCGCCCTCGGGGCGGGCGTGATCTACCTGACCCCGGTCTTCGAGGGGCGCTCGAACCACCGGTACGACGCCGTGACGTTCGACCGCGTCGACCCGGCACTGGGCGGGGACGCGGCGCTGCGCCGACTCATCGACGCCGCGCACGCCCGCGGGCTGCGGGTGCTCGGCGACCTCACGACCAACCACACCGGTCGCGAGCACGAGTGGTTCCTGGCGGCGCAGGCCGACGCCGACGCCCCCGAGGCGGCCTTCTACCGTTTCCGCGAGCACCCCGACGACTACGTCGCGTGGCTCGACGTCCCCTCCCTGCCGAAGCTCGACCACGCGGGCGAGGAGATCAGGCGTCGGCTGTACCGCGGCCCCGACTCCGTCGTCGGCCGCTGGCTGCTGGCCGGTCTGGACGGCTGGCGCATCGACGTCGCGAATATGACCGGACGGCTCGGGGCGGACGACCTCGCGCACGAGGTGGCCAGGGAGATCCGCGCCACGATGCACGCGATCGATCCGGAGGCGTGGCTGCTCGCCGAGCACGGTCACGACGCCGGGGGAGACCTCGTCGGCGACGGCTGGGACGGCACGATGGACTACCAGGGCTTCACCCGGCCGCTGTGGGTGTGGCTCAACGGCGGGGCCCCCGGCGCCGCCGCGGCCGCCGAGGCGGCCGGGACCGGGCCGCGACCCGTCGAGCACGGGCTCGACTTCCTCGGGCTGCCGGCCGACGTGCCGGTCCTGCCGGCGACGGCCGTCACGGCGACCATGCGGGAGGTCCACGCCGCCATGCCGTGGGCGGCGCAGGCCGCCTCGACGCTGCACCTGGACTCCCACGACACGCCCCGGTTCCGCACGGTGGTGGGCGGCGGGACCGACGGCACGGTCGACCGGTCGGGGGCGGGGCGGAGGCGCCACCTCCTCGGCCTCGCGCTGCAGCTCACGATGCCGGGCGTGCCGAGCATCTTCGCCGGCGACGAGATCGGACTCACCGGGATCAACGGCGAGCACTCCCGCACACCGTTCCCGTGGGATCCAGCAGCCTGGGACGCCCCGACCTGGGACGCCTACCGGACGTGGGTCGCGCTGCGCGCCGACAACGTCGCCCTGCGGCGCGGCGGCCTGCGCTGGGCGCACGTGGGCGCCGACTCGATCACCTACCTGCGCGAGCACCCCGAGCAGCGCGTCCTCGTGCACGTCGCGCGGGCCGACGGCGAGGAGGTCCGCCTGCCGCTCGACCTGCTCGGCGGCGAGGCCCCCGTCGCGCTGCAGGGGAGCGCCCCGCGCGTGGAGGGAGCCGACGTCGTGCTCCCCGCCGTCGCCGGCGCGCTGCTGTGGCAGCTCGCCACCGACACCACCTGGACCTCGAGCAAGGAGAACGCGTGA
- the dnaG gene encoding DNA primase, producing the protein MASLIRRDVIATVRETAKIEEVVGEHVALRGAGVGSMKGLCPFHDERTPSFHVRPPVGLWHCFGCGEGGDVISFVQKIDHLPFGEAVERLAGRYNVTLAYEDDGVGGPSRPREEPGKRQRLVEAHRVAAEYFAQQLTSPEAATARAFLAERGFDRAAAAHFGVGYAPKGWDSLLRHLQGRAFTQAELAAAGLVSQGNRGHYDRFRGRLMWPIRDLTGDVIGFGARRLYDDDPGPKYLNTPETPIYHKAQVLYGIDLAKKAISTGRQVVVVEGYTDVMACHLAGITTAVATCGTSFGNDHTRIIRRLLGDSQTGVAGVQLSSGHAVGGEVIFTFDGDAAGQKAAMRAFDEDQQFAAQTFVSVSADGLDPCDVRVQHGDAAVRKLIGDREPLFEFAIRTVLSNVDMATAEGRVAGLRVAAPVVATIRDVALRAEYARQLAGWVQMEPTDVRKAVGEAARRARSTPPAGSGGSGPDQRRGQGPSGGQGARGGDQRGDRRDGGSGARQETPPPPYRLPDDPVARLERQVLEVALQLPGFAAPAGFDALDAQVFQVPSHRAVHDAIRAAGGVSIPARTTVELGGTADAHRAASARWVTEVLEGATDALAPLVRQMTVAPIPAVETEMEGYTLGVVTALRRLGLTRQIGDLKSRALSLDATDPEAGPLWAQAYALEEERRRLAEV; encoded by the coding sequence ATGGCTTCCCTGATCCGTCGCGACGTCATCGCGACGGTGCGGGAGACGGCCAAGATCGAGGAGGTCGTCGGCGAGCACGTCGCGCTCCGCGGCGCCGGCGTCGGCTCGATGAAGGGCCTGTGCCCCTTCCACGACGAGCGCACGCCCTCCTTCCACGTCCGACCTCCCGTGGGCCTGTGGCACTGCTTCGGCTGCGGCGAGGGCGGCGACGTCATCTCGTTCGTCCAGAAGATCGACCACCTCCCGTTCGGTGAGGCCGTCGAGCGTCTGGCGGGCCGCTACAACGTCACGCTGGCCTACGAGGACGACGGCGTCGGCGGCCCGTCCCGGCCGCGCGAGGAGCCGGGCAAGCGCCAGCGCCTCGTCGAGGCCCACCGCGTCGCCGCGGAGTACTTCGCGCAGCAGCTCACCTCCCCGGAGGCCGCGACGGCGCGTGCCTTCCTCGCCGAGCGCGGCTTCGACCGCGCGGCCGCGGCGCACTTCGGCGTCGGCTACGCCCCCAAGGGTTGGGACTCGCTGCTGCGCCACCTCCAGGGCCGCGCGTTCACGCAGGCCGAGCTCGCCGCCGCCGGGCTGGTCTCGCAGGGCAACCGCGGCCACTACGACCGGTTCCGCGGACGCCTGATGTGGCCGATCCGCGACCTCACGGGTGACGTCATCGGGTTCGGCGCGCGGCGCCTGTACGACGACGACCCCGGGCCCAAGTACCTCAACACCCCCGAGACGCCGATCTACCACAAGGCCCAGGTGCTCTACGGGATCGACCTCGCCAAGAAGGCGATCTCGACCGGCCGCCAGGTTGTCGTGGTCGAGGGCTACACGGACGTGATGGCGTGCCACCTGGCCGGGATCACGACGGCGGTGGCCACCTGCGGCACGTCGTTCGGCAACGACCACACGCGGATCATCCGACGGCTGCTGGGGGACTCCCAGACCGGCGTCGCGGGCGTTCAGCTCTCCTCCGGCCACGCCGTCGGGGGAGAGGTCATCTTCACGTTCGACGGCGATGCCGCCGGCCAGAAGGCCGCGATGCGCGCGTTCGACGAGGACCAGCAGTTCGCCGCGCAGACGTTCGTGTCGGTCTCGGCCGACGGCCTGGACCCGTGCGACGTGCGCGTCCAGCACGGCGACGCCGCCGTGCGCAAGCTCATCGGGGACCGCGAGCCGCTGTTCGAGTTCGCCATCCGCACGGTGCTCTCGAACGTCGACATGGCGACGGCGGAGGGCCGGGTCGCGGGTCTGCGCGTCGCGGCACCGGTGGTCGCCACGATCCGCGACGTCGCCCTGCGCGCCGAGTACGCCCGGCAGCTCGCCGGCTGGGTCCAGATGGAGCCGACCGACGTGCGCAAGGCCGTCGGCGAGGCCGCGCGGCGGGCGCGCAGCACGCCGCCCGCCGGCTCCGGTGGCTCGGGTCCGGACCAGCGCCGCGGCCAGGGGCCGTCCGGCGGCCAGGGCGCTCGTGGAGGCGACCAGCGGGGCGACCGTCGCGACGGCGGTAGCGGGGCCCGCCAGGAAACCCCGCCACCGCCCTACCGCCTGCCCGACGACCCCGTGGCCCGGCTGGAGCGGCAGGTGCTCGAGGTGGCGCTCCAGCTGCCCGGCTTCGCCGCGCCCGCCGGCTTCGACGCGCTCGACGCGCAGGTCTTCCAGGTGCCGAGCCACCGCGCCGTGCACGACGCGATCCGCGCAGCCGGGGGAGTCTCCATCCCGGCCCGCACGACCGTCGAGCTCGGCGGCACCGCCGACGCCCACCGAGCCGCGTCCGCGCGCTGGGTGACCGAGGTGCTCGAGGGCGCCACGGACGCGCTGGCCCCGCTGGTGCGCCAGATGACCGTGGCGCCGATCCCCGCCGTCGAGACCGAGATGGAGGGTTACACGCTCGGCGTCGTGACGGCGCTGCGTCGGCTCGGTCTGACGCGGCAGATCGGCGATCTGAAGTCGCGCGCGCTCTCCCTGGACGCCACCGATCCGGAGGCCGGTCCGCTGTGGGCGCAGGCGTACGCGCTCGAGGAGGAGCGGCGACGCCTGGCGGAAGTCTGA
- a CDS encoding glycoside hydrolase family 13 protein codes for MSASAPAICTTRPISVPRTGTLQWWHTAVIYQVYPRSFADSDGDGMGDLPGITARLGHLARLGVDALWLSPFYTSPQADAGYDVADYRDVDPLFGTLADADALLERAHQLGLRVVVDLVPNHTSDAHVWFQAALEAAPGSPERERYLFRDGRGENGELPPNNWLSVFGGPAWSRTTDADGTPGQWYLHLFDVRQPDLNWGNEEVSAEFRDVLRFWLDRGVDGFRVDVAHGLVKEEGLPDWAGHSSMISEHESGEETSAPADDDGDDDEQADDGEVDLRNNGPMWNQPGVHEVYRDWHAVLAEYGADKMLVAEAWVSPLTDLAKYVRDDEMHQAFNFAFLASHWHAEEMRGVIEHSVQVNDTVGAPTTWVLSNHDVVRHASRLGLPSAGGNVEPVGPDDLQPDAELGLRRARAATLLMLALPGSAYLYQGEELGLPEHTTLPPEVREDPTVARGGGLGRDGCRVPLPWEAAAPAFGFSPTGASWLPQPEGWARYALDAQKGDPSSTYEFYRRALRTRRDFALGSGGLAWIDLDRPGVLGLANGELVVLANTTGEQVRLPEDLEPLLSSTELDKHTDGALFLPADTTLWATRVHPEPGRKPFGPD; via the coding sequence ATGAGTGCAAGCGCCCCCGCCATCTGCACGACCCGCCCGATCTCGGTGCCCCGCACCGGAACCCTCCAGTGGTGGCACACCGCCGTCATCTACCAGGTCTACCCGCGCTCGTTCGCGGACTCCGACGGCGACGGGATGGGCGACCTCCCCGGCATCACGGCCCGCCTCGGCCACCTCGCGCGCCTGGGCGTCGACGCCCTGTGGCTCTCGCCGTTCTACACCTCCCCCCAGGCCGACGCCGGCTACGACGTCGCGGACTACCGCGACGTGGACCCGCTGTTCGGCACGCTGGCCGACGCCGACGCGCTGCTGGAGCGCGCGCACCAGCTGGGGCTGCGGGTCGTCGTCGACCTCGTCCCCAACCACACCTCCGACGCGCACGTCTGGTTCCAGGCGGCCCTCGAGGCCGCCCCCGGCAGCCCCGAGCGCGAGCGGTACCTGTTCCGCGACGGTCGCGGCGAGAACGGCGAGCTGCCCCCCAACAACTGGCTCAGCGTGTTCGGCGGCCCCGCGTGGTCGCGCACCACCGACGCGGACGGCACGCCCGGCCAGTGGTACCTGCACCTGTTCGACGTGCGGCAGCCCGACCTCAACTGGGGCAACGAGGAGGTCAGCGCCGAGTTCCGCGACGTGCTGCGGTTCTGGCTGGACCGCGGTGTGGACGGCTTCCGCGTCGACGTCGCGCACGGCCTCGTCAAGGAGGAGGGCCTGCCGGACTGGGCCGGGCACTCCTCCATGATCTCCGAGCACGAGTCGGGCGAGGAGACCTCCGCCCCGGCCGACGATGACGGCGACGACGACGAGCAGGCCGACGACGGTGAGGTCGACCTGCGCAACAACGGTCCGATGTGGAACCAGCCCGGCGTGCACGAGGTCTACCGCGACTGGCACGCCGTGCTGGCCGAGTACGGCGCCGACAAGATGCTCGTGGCCGAGGCCTGGGTCTCCCCCCTGACCGACCTCGCGAAGTACGTGCGCGACGACGAGATGCACCAGGCGTTCAACTTCGCCTTCCTCGCCTCGCACTGGCACGCCGAGGAGATGAGGGGCGTGATCGAGCACTCCGTCCAGGTCAACGACACGGTCGGCGCCCCGACCACCTGGGTGCTGTCGAACCACGACGTCGTGCGCCACGCCTCCCGTCTCGGGCTGCCGTCCGCCGGAGGCAACGTCGAGCCCGTCGGTCCCGACGACCTCCAGCCCGACGCCGAGCTCGGCCTGCGCCGCGCCCGCGCCGCCACGCTGCTGATGCTCGCGCTCCCCGGTTCCGCCTACCTGTACCAGGGCGAGGAGCTCGGTCTCCCCGAGCACACGACGCTGCCGCCCGAGGTCCGCGAGGACCCGACCGTGGCCCGCGGGGGCGGCCTCGGCCGCGACGGCTGCCGCGTTCCGCTCCCGTGGGAGGCCGCCGCCCCGGCGTTCGGGTTCTCCCCCACCGGCGCGAGCTGGCTGCCGCAGCCCGAGGGCTGGGCCCGGTACGCGCTCGACGCGCAGAAGGGCGACCCGAGCTCGACGTACGAGTTCTACCGTCGCGCGCTGCGCACCCGCCGTGACTTCGCCCTCGGCTCCGGCGGCCTGGCGTGGATCGACCTCGACCGCCCGGGCGTGCTGGGTCTGGCGAACGGCGAGCTCGTCGTCCTGGCCAACACCACCGGCGAGCAGGTGCGCCTGCCCGAGGACCTCGAGCCGCTCCTGAGCAGCACGGAGCTGGACAAGCACACCGACGGTGCGCTGTTCCTGCCCGCCGACACCACCCTGTGGGCGACCCGGGTCCACCCCGAGCCCGGCCGCAAGCCGTTCGGCCCGGACTGA
- a CDS encoding LLM class F420-dependent oxidoreductase: MTSVRIGVQLQPQHASYSQIRDAVLRAEEAGVDVIFNWDHFFPLSGEPDGLHYECWTMLAAWAEQTERVELGALVSCNSYRNPELLADMARTIDHISNGRLILGIGAGWFERDYAEYGYEFGTAGSRIADLGQALPRIKARWAKLNPAPTRDIPILIGGSGPRKTLRLVAEHADVWHSFGDAAALRERSELLAAHGEDVGRPSSAVERSIGVSVPPSEVADELLEAGATFFTVSTGGPDYDLELTKQWVAWRDERAGASA, translated from the coding sequence ATGACCTCTGTGCGCATCGGTGTCCAGCTCCAGCCCCAGCACGCCAGCTACTCCCAGATCCGCGACGCGGTGCTGCGCGCGGAGGAGGCCGGCGTCGACGTGATCTTCAACTGGGACCACTTCTTCCCTCTCTCCGGTGAGCCCGACGGCCTGCACTACGAGTGCTGGACGATGCTCGCCGCGTGGGCCGAGCAGACCGAGCGGGTCGAGCTCGGCGCGCTCGTCTCGTGCAACAGCTACCGCAACCCCGAGCTGCTGGCCGACATGGCCCGCACGATCGACCACATCTCGAACGGCCGCCTGATCCTCGGGATCGGCGCGGGGTGGTTCGAGCGCGACTACGCCGAGTACGGGTACGAGTTCGGCACGGCGGGCAGCCGGATCGCGGACCTGGGCCAGGCGCTGCCGCGCATCAAGGCGCGCTGGGCGAAGCTCAACCCGGCGCCGACGCGCGACATCCCGATCCTCATCGGCGGCAGCGGTCCCCGCAAGACGCTCCGACTCGTGGCCGAGCACGCCGACGTCTGGCACTCCTTCGGTGACGCCGCCGCGCTCCGCGAGCGCTCGGAGCTCCTCGCCGCGCACGGCGAGGACGTCGGCCGACCGTCGTCCGCCGTCGAGCGCTCGATCGGTGTCTCCGTGCCGCCGAGCGAGGTCGCCGACGAGCTGCTGGAGGCCGGCGCGACGTTCTTCACGGTCAGCACCGGCGGTCCCGACTACGACCTCGAGCTGACGAAGCAGTGGGTCGCCTGGCGCGACGAGCGCGCGGGCGCGAGCGCCTGA
- a CDS encoding deoxyguanosinetriphosphate triphosphohydrolase: protein MSWQPPLTMHASGVSDVDRWLPEESKNVRRSPFERDRARVLHSSALRRLGAKTQVLAPSTDDFVRTRLTHSLEVAQVGRELAKQLGCDPDVVDTACLAHDLGHPPFGHNGEAALAVVSEDAGGFEGNAQTLRILTRLEPKAFREDGRCVGLNLTRASLDASAKYPWRREDAPRRVDGRRSRKFGVYDDDLEVFAWLRAGAPIATTCLEAQVMDLADDVAYSVHDVEDAIVGWRVEPRRLRAQAEQDRVVAQVRAWYDPPESDDELGAALGRLLESSAWVEEYDGTRTSLAHVKDMTSQLIGRFVGVSVDATRASHGSGDLGRYSARLEVPPTTRAEIAVLKGIAALYVMAPREHEPLYRYQRQIITELVEVLTERAELTLEAHFLEDHRAATTDAERLRVVVDQVASLTDLSAMAWHARLVPAP from the coding sequence ATGTCCTGGCAACCACCTCTGACGATGCACGCCTCCGGCGTGAGCGACGTCGACCGGTGGCTGCCCGAGGAGTCCAAGAACGTCCGCCGCTCGCCGTTCGAGCGTGACCGCGCCCGGGTGCTCCACTCCTCGGCGCTGCGGCGGCTCGGGGCCAAGACCCAGGTGCTCGCCCCCAGCACGGACGACTTCGTCCGCACCCGACTGACGCACTCGCTCGAGGTCGCCCAGGTCGGGCGCGAGCTGGCCAAGCAGCTCGGCTGCGACCCCGACGTCGTCGACACCGCGTGCCTCGCCCACGACCTCGGTCACCCGCCCTTCGGCCACAACGGCGAGGCCGCGCTCGCCGTCGTCTCGGAGGACGCCGGGGGCTTCGAGGGCAACGCCCAGACCCTGCGCATCCTCACGCGGCTCGAGCCGAAGGCGTTCCGCGAGGACGGCCGCTGCGTCGGCCTCAACCTCACGCGCGCCAGCCTCGACGCCTCGGCGAAGTACCCGTGGCGCCGCGAGGACGCCCCGCGCCGCGTGGACGGCCGACGGAGCCGGAAGTTCGGCGTCTACGACGACGACCTCGAGGTCTTCGCGTGGCTGCGCGCCGGCGCCCCGATCGCCACGACGTGCCTCGAGGCCCAGGTGATGGACCTGGCCGACGACGTCGCCTACTCGGTGCACGACGTCGAGGACGCGATCGTCGGGTGGCGCGTGGAGCCGCGACGGCTGCGGGCGCAGGCCGAGCAGGACCGCGTGGTCGCGCAGGTGCGCGCCTGGTACGACCCGCCCGAGTCCGACGACGAGCTCGGCGCCGCCCTCGGCCGGCTGCTGGAGTCCTCGGCGTGGGTCGAGGAGTACGACGGCACCCGCACGAGCCTCGCGCACGTGAAGGACATGACCTCCCAGCTCATCGGCCGCTTCGTCGGCGTGAGCGTGGACGCGACGCGCGCCAGCCACGGCTCCGGCGACCTCGGGCGGTACTCGGCCCGGCTCGAGGTGCCCCCGACGACCCGGGCGGAGATCGCCGTCCTCAAGGGGATCGCCGCCCTGTACGTCATGGCGCCGCGCGAGCACGAGCCGCTCTACCGCTACCAGCGCCAGATCATCACGGAGCTGGTGGAGGTCCTCACCGAGCGCGCCGAGCTGACGCTCGAGGCCCACTTCCTCGAGGACCACCGCGCGGCGACGACGGATGCGGAGCGCCTGCGCGTCGTCGTCGACCAGGTCGCCTCTCTGACGGACCTGTCGGCCATGGCGTGGCACGCGCGGCTCGTCCCCGCGCCCTGA
- a CDS encoding alpha-amylase family glycosyl hydrolase — protein MTNPSRQRIVHPEWSRDAVIYQINTRQFTPEGTLTAASEQLGRLADLGIGIVWLMPVHEIGELNRKGSLGSPYAVKDYYSVSSELGTVEDLRAFVEQAHALGLRVILDWVANHTAWDNVLVSERPELYARGWDGELTPTPWWDWDDIVDLDFAAPGMREYMRDAMTYWVREVGVDGYRCDVAGFVPTDFWEDVRDALEEIKPVFMLAEWESRELHEAAFDMTYAWSWNSSMHELASGRADVDALRVYYAWNDRAYPDDAMRMLFVSNHDKNAWEGTEFEQFGDAVEAAVVLSFVSDGMPLIYNGQEAGNDRRLAFFDRDPIVWREHPMGDLYRRLIELKHATAALHNGAWGARMVEVRTSDRQQVLAFVRDSGQDAVLAAFNLSGAARDVELLRGPVAGTWRDLATGRQVRLEVGDVLPLPAWGWQVLVRA, from the coding sequence GTGACCAACCCCTCCCGACAGCGGATTGTCCACCCGGAGTGGAGCCGGGACGCCGTCATCTACCAGATCAACACCCGACAGTTCACGCCGGAGGGCACGCTGACCGCGGCGAGCGAGCAGCTCGGGCGGCTCGCCGACCTCGGCATCGGGATCGTCTGGCTGATGCCCGTGCACGAGATCGGCGAGCTCAACCGCAAGGGCAGCCTCGGCAGCCCGTACGCCGTCAAGGACTACTACTCCGTCAGCAGCGAGCTCGGAACGGTCGAGGACCTGCGGGCGTTCGTCGAGCAGGCGCACGCCCTGGGGCTGCGCGTCATCCTCGACTGGGTCGCCAACCACACGGCGTGGGACAACGTGCTCGTGAGCGAGCGGCCCGAGCTGTACGCACGCGGCTGGGACGGCGAGCTCACGCCGACGCCGTGGTGGGACTGGGACGACATCGTCGACCTCGACTTCGCCGCCCCCGGGATGCGCGAGTACATGCGCGACGCGATGACGTACTGGGTGCGGGAGGTCGGCGTCGACGGCTACCGGTGCGACGTCGCCGGATTCGTGCCGACCGACTTCTGGGAGGACGTGCGGGACGCGCTCGAGGAGATCAAGCCGGTCTTCATGCTCGCGGAGTGGGAGTCGCGCGAGCTGCACGAGGCGGCGTTCGACATGACCTACGCCTGGTCGTGGAACTCCTCGATGCACGAGCTCGCCTCGGGCAGGGCGGACGTCGACGCGCTGCGCGTCTACTACGCGTGGAACGACCGGGCCTACCCGGACGACGCGATGCGGATGCTGTTCGTCTCCAACCACGACAAGAACGCGTGGGAGGGCACGGAGTTCGAGCAGTTCGGCGACGCCGTCGAGGCGGCCGTCGTGCTGTCGTTCGTCAGCGACGGCATGCCGCTGATCTACAACGGCCAGGAGGCGGGCAACGACCGTCGGCTGGCGTTCTTCGACCGTGACCCGATCGTCTGGCGCGAGCACCCGATGGGGGACCTCTACCGTCGGCTGATCGAGCTCAAGCACGCCACCGCGGCGCTGCACAACGGCGCGTGGGGAGCCCGGATGGTCGAGGTGCGCACGTCCGACCGCCAGCAGGTGCTGGCGTTCGTCCGCGACAGCGGCCAGGACGCGGTCCTCGCGGCGTTCAACCTCTCCGGCGCCGCGCGCGACGTCGAGCTGCTCCGCGGTCCCGTGGCCGGCACCTGGCGGGACCTCGCCACGGGCCGTCAGGTGCGGCTCGAGGTCGGCGACGTCCTCCCGCTGCCCGCGTGGGGCTGGCAGGTGCTGGTGCGCGCCTGA